The genomic DNA ATATCTCGCAATCCGGCGTTGAATCACCTCCATGACCTTTTCAGGGAAGCTCTCCTGCGTGCAAGGCCCATGGGAGATGGGAGCAGGCTGGAGGCCGTCCAGTTCGTAAAGGGTCCCGTTAAAGGGCGTGTAAGCGATAAAATGAAACGCATCTTCCGTCTCGTCGTTTGGGTTGCGGGTTGTCTCATCCACAAAGGGAGACGATTTGGCAAACGAGTTGTGCGTGTCTCTTATGACATCTGAATTGGAAAGCGCCTCGCCGCGGAACTCGGGGGGGAGGTCGATGGTGAAGTCGCGGAAGTCTTTGAGGACGGGGCCGATGTCGATTTTTgtttcttcgtcgtcggagCCGGAGgttttgttgaggaggacggagaggagggcttggGTCCCGCAGGCGTTGGGGATTGTCtgggcggcgaagaagagcttGTTTTCGGCGATGGAGTGGTCGAATGTTCCGTCGAGGGGCTTGTCGCCGGTGGCGCGGTATGGGGCGTCGGTTGGGtatttgaagaggaagatgacgcCGTAGACGGGGTGGAGCTCGGccagggaggaggggtcgagggtgaggagttCTTCGAATTGGACGTTGCGGACGCCGAGGTTGGTTAGGAGGTAGGTGAAGACGCCGGCGTCGGATTCGACTGGGGAGGGTTAGTATGGGGTGtttggtcggggagggggagggggagggagacatACTGGTATTCCAGCTTCCACTCATTTTGCTGGTTGGGGTTGACAGGTTATTCGGTCGAGGAGATGTCTGTCTCGAGGGTGGGATATTGTTTCGTTGGGCGGGTGACCCAAAAATTAGTATCTGGTCGAACTGGGAAAGCCGTTGAGCCCGACGGGTCGGTTGCGTGGCTCGGGGAGCTGTATGTAAACCGAGCTACAGGCCTCAAGAATGTTTTTCGGCACTTGGGATTTTCTTGCAATGATGCGGTTCATCAACAGCTGGAACGTTGCAGGtccgataagataagatgatggatgatgcaAGCTTGGGAGCCTGAGCTGTCCAGCTTTCTTGGCGACGACAGCTGCGTGCCGGCTGATAGGTTTGTGCATCTTTTCCCAAATAATGTCACCAGAGCAACGATGCAGCCCCTGAAAGCCCCTAAAGATGATGAACTATCTGGGTGCCTTTTATCCAACAGACCTTTTTCCAAAACATAGAtacaagaaagaaaaaaaacaggaCACAGACATATATAAACACCGGAAATCTAAGTCCGACTCGCTGCCTGTACCTTCGACCCAGTATCCTCAAACGTGAAAGACAAAATGCAAGCAAAACAGCAGCCAATCCAACCAGATTCCCCAACCAGAATCGAATCTAATTCCTGTACCATCTACCACAGCTTTGAtcccccatccaccagctTTATAAAATTCTCACGGCCTTGGGTAATaaaccaactcctcctccagccccctCTACAACCccgtcgcagcagcagcagtactcttatcctccaccgccgccgtcgagtTATTCGGACTCACCCGATGCCTCGAGCTCCCACCGCTCCCATCATTCGACCCCAGCTGAAAAGTCGAGTTCCTACCTCGGCGCTTGGTCCTCAGCCAAAAGATGGCCTCGCCGATTTTGCGAAAAAGCCAGGGGCGCTCGCCGGGGGGTCGCCAGGTCCAGTATTCTTTCATGTCGTAGTTTTCGGGCATGATGGTGCCCCGGGATAGTTTGATGATGACCCAGATGCAGAGGTTTATGCCCGCGTAGGAGAAGATGCCgctgggtgggggggttagctggggtggaagggaaagcgaggagggagggaaggggctTACGCGAGAAGGCCGTAGGCTACACTGTAGGTAAAGGGGATAAAGGCCAGGGTGATGAATGA from Podospora pseudoanserina strain CBS 124.78 chromosome 2, whole genome shotgun sequence includes the following:
- a CDS encoding hypothetical protein (MEROPS:MER0013494; COG:O; EggNog:ENOG503NVRT); amino-acid sequence: MSGSWNTIESDAGVFTYLLTNLGVRNVQFEELLTLDPSSLAELHPVYGVIFLFKYPTDAPYRATGDKPLDGTFDHSIAENKLFFAAQTIPNACGTQALLSVLLNKTSGSDDEETKIDIGPVLKDFRDFTIDLPPEFRGEALSNSDVIRDTHNSFAKSSPFVDETTRNPNDETEDAFHFIAYTPFNGTLYELDGLQPAPISHGPCTQESFPEKVMEVIQRRIARYGDAEIRFNLLAMTRDLRIRARELGDVELLEREEQKRRDWQFENALRKHNFVGFAGEVLKGVVEYRLKEGGEEGYKSWVGQGKQKMVKRIEERRKGRGGDGGDIEMEG